A window of Panthera leo isolate Ple1 chromosome D2, P.leo_Ple1_pat1.1, whole genome shotgun sequence contains these coding sequences:
- the GBF1 gene encoding Golgi-specific brefeldin A-resistance guanine nucleotide exchange factor 1 isoform X9 produces the protein MVDKNIYIIQGEINIVVGAIKRNARWSTHTPLDEERDPLLHSFSHLKEVLNNITELSEIEPNVFLRPFLEVIRSEDTTGPITGLALTSVNKFLSYALIDPTHEGTAEGMENMADAVTHARFVGTDPASDEVVLMKILQVLRTLLLTPVGSHLTNESVCEIMQSCFRICFEMRLSELLRKSAEHTLVDMVQLLFTRLPQFKEEPKNYMGTNMKKLKMRAGGMSDSSKWKKQKRSPRPLRHMTKVTPGSELPTPNGTTLSSNLTGGMPFIDVPTPISSASSEAASAVVSPSTDSGLEFSSQTTSKEDLTDLEQPGSPGYSTATEPGSSELGIPEQPDPQQEGIHVEKAQSASVESIPEVLEECTSPADHSDSASVHDMDYVNPRGVRFTQSSQKEGTALVPYGLPCIRELFRFLISLTNPHDRHNSEVMIHMGLHLLTVALESAPVAQCQTLLGLIKDEMCRHLLQLLSVERLNLYAASLRVCFLLFESMREHLKFQLEMYIKKLMEIITVENPKMPYEMKEMALEAIVQLWHIPSFVTELYINYDCDYYCSNLFEDLTKLLSKNAFPVSGQLYTTHLLSLDALLTVIDSTEAHCQAKVLNSLTQQEKKEAARPGYETVDGIREASNTERAANDRKPVGIAPDVPGLHLPGGGRLPAEHGKPGCSDLEEAGDSGADKKFTRKPPRFSCLLPDPRELIEIKNKKKLLITGTEQFNQKPKKGIQFLQEKGLLTIPMDNTEVAQWLRENPRLDKKMIGEFVSDRKNIDLLESFVSTFSFQGLRLDEALRLYLEAFRLPGEAPVIQRLLEAFTEHWRNCNGSPFANSDACFALAYAVIMLNTDQHNHNVRKQNAPMTLEEFRKNLKGVNGGKDFEQDILEDMYHAIKNEEIVMPEEQTGLVRENYVWNVLLHRGATPEGIFLRVPAGSYDLDLFTMTWGPTIAALSYVFDKSLEETIIQKAISGFRKCAMISAHYGLSDVFDNLIISLCKFTALSSESIENLPSVFGSNPKAHIAAKTVFHLAHRHGDILREGWKNIMEAMLQLFRAQLLPKAMVEVEDFVDPNGKISLQREETPSNRGESTVLSFVSWLTLSGTEQSSVRGPSTENQEAKRAALDCIKQCDPEKMITESKFLQLESLQELMKALVSVTPDEETYDEEDAAFCLEMLLRIVLENRDRVGCVWQTVRDHLYHLCVQAQDFCFLVERAVVGLLRLAIRLLRREEISGQVLLSLRILLLMKPSVLSRVSHQVAYGLHELLKTNAANIHSGDDWATLFTLLECIGSGVKPPAALQATARADAPDAGAQSDSELPSYHQNDVSLDRGYTSDSEVYADHCRPGKIHRSATDADVVNSGWLVVGKDDIDNSKPGPGPSRLGPSPLVNQYSLTVGLDLGPHDTKSLLKCVESLSFIVRDAAHITPDNFELCVKTLRIFVEASLNGGCKSQEKRGKSHKYDSKGNRFKKKSKEGSVLRRPRTSSQHATRGGHSDDDEDEGVPASYHTVSLQLLDLMHTLHTRAASIYSSWAEEQRHLETGGRKIEADSRTLWAHCWCPLLQGIACLCCDARRQVRMQALTYLQRALLVHDLQKLDALEWESCFNKVLFPLLTKLLENISPADVGGMEETRMRASTLLSKVFLQHLSPLLSLSTFAALWLTILDFMDKYMHAGSSDLLSEAIPESLKNMLLVMDTAEIFHNADARGGSPSALWEITWERIDCFLPHLRDELFKQTVIQDPMPMEPHAQKPMASAHMAPAAGDTRTPGHPPPPEMPSELGVCDFEKPEGPRPANSSSPGSPVASSPSRLSPTPDGPPPLAQPPLILQPLASPLQVGVPPMTLPIILNPALIEATSPVPLLATPRPTDPMPTSEVN, from the exons AACTCTCAGAAATTGAGCCCAATGTGTTCCTCCGTCCATTTCTGGAAGTGATTCGCTCTGAAGATACCACTGGCCCTATCACTGGACTGGCGCTAACCTCTGTCAACAAGTTCCTGTCCTATGCACTCATAG ATCCCACTCATGAGGGCACAGCAGAGGGCATGGAGAACATGGCGGATGCTGTCACCCATGCCCGTTTTGTGGGCACAGATCCTGCCAGCGATGAGGTTGTCCTGATGAAAATCCTTCAG GTGCTGCGGACTCTGTTGCTGACCCCAGTGGGTTCCCACCTAACCAATGAATCTGTGTGTGAGATTATGCAGTCTTGCTTCCGGATCTGCTTTGAAATGAGGCTCAGTG AGTTATTGAGAAAATCCGCAGAGCACACTCTCGTAGACATGGTGCAGCTGCTCTTCACAAG GTTACCTCAGTTTAAAGAAGAACCCAAGAACTATATGGGCACCAACATGAAGAAG CTGAAAATGAGAGCAGGAGGCATGAGTGATTCATCCaagtggaagaaacagaagagatccCCCCGGCCTCTGCGCCATATGACCAAAGTCACACCGGGTTCAGAGCTGCCCACCCCCAACGGAACTACCTTATCCTCTAACCTCACTG GGGGAATGCCCTTCATTGATGTGCCCACTCCCATCTCTTCTGCAAGTTCAGAAGCTGCCTCAGCAGTGGTCAGCCCCTCTACAGACAGTGGCCTGGAGTTCTCCTCCCAGACCACCTCCAAGGAAGACCTCACTGACCTGGAACAACCTGGCTCTCCAGGGTATAGCACAGCTACAGAGCCTGGCAGCAGCGAGCTGGGGATTCCTGAGCAGCCTGATCCCCAG CAGGAAGGGATTCATGTGGAAAAGGCCCAGTCAGCATCCGTGGAATCCATCCCCGAAGTGTTAGAGGAGTGCACATCCCCTGCTGACCACTCTGATTCTGCCTCTGTTCATGACATGGATTACGTCAATCCCCGGGGTGTACGCTTTACACAGTCCTCCCAGAAGGAAG GTACAGCATTGGTCCCCTATGGTCTTCCCTGCATCCGCGAACTCTTCCGCTTCCTCATCTCCCTCACCAATCCACACGACCGCCATAATTCAGAGGTTATGATCCACATGGGATTGCATTTGCTGACAGTGGCTCTTGAATCAGCCCCTGTAGCCCAGTGCCAAACCCTGTTGGGCCTCATCAAGGATGAGATGTGCCGCCACTTACTCCAG CTACTCAGTGTAGAGCGACTAAACCTTTATGCTGCTTCCCTGCGGGTATGCTTCCTACTGTTTGAGAGCATGAGGGAGCACCTCAAGTTCCAATTGGAG ATGTACATCAAAAAGCTTATGGAAATCATCACTGTGGAGAACCCCAAGATGCCTTACGAGATGAAGGAGATGGCACTGGAGGCCATTGTGCAGCTCTGGCACATCCCCAGCTTTGTCACTGAGCTCTATATCAACTATGATTGTGACTATTACTGTTCCAACCTCTTTGAAGACCTCACCAAGCTGCTGTCCAAG AATGCCTTCCCTGTGTCTGGTCAGCTCTACACAACACACCTCCTCTCTCTTGATGCCCTGTTAACAGTGATTGATAGCACTGAGGCCCATTGCCAGGCCAAAGTCCTCAACAGTCTTACccaacaagagaagaaagaagcagcTAGACCTGGCTATGAGACAGTAGATGGCATCCGAGAAGCCAGCAATA CTGAGAGAGCAGCCAACGACAGGAAACCTGTAGGCATAGCCCCAGATGTCCCAGGCCTACATTTACCAGGTGGAGGGCGGCTGCCAGCAGAACACGGGAAGCCAGGATGCAGTGATCTGGAGGAAGCTGGTGACTCTGGGG CTGACAAAAAGTTTACCCGGAAGCCACCTCGATTTTCCTGTCTCCTGCCAGATCCACGGGAActgattgaaattaaaaacaaaaagaag CTGCTAATCACGGGCACAGAACAGTTCAATCAGAAACCAAAGAAGGGGATCCAGTTTCTGCAAGAAAAAGGCCTCCTCACCATCCCAATGGACAACACAGAAGTAGCCCAGTGGCTCCGAGAGAACCCTCGGCTGGACAAGAAAATGATTGGAGAGTTTGTGAGTGACCGCAAAAACATTGACCTGTTGGAGAGCTTTGTAAG CACCTTCAGCTTTCAGGGTCTGCGGCTGGATGAAGCTCTTCGTCTCTACTTGGAAGCCTTCCGCTTACCTGGGGAAGCACCAGTCATCCAGAGGTTGCTGGAGGCATTCACAGAGCATTGGAGG AATTGTAATGGCTCCCCATTTGCCAATAGCGATGCCTGCTTTGCCCTGGCCTATGCTGTCATCATGCTTAATACTGACCAGCACAACCACAATGTTCGCAAACAGAATGCACCCATGACTCTAGAG GAGTTTCGCAAAAACCTAAAAGGTGTGAACGGAGGCAAGGACTTTGAGCAAGACATTCTGGAGGACATGTATCATGCCATCAA GAATGAGGAAATTGTGATGCCTGAAGAGCAGACAGGCTTGGTTCGGGAGAACTATGTGTGGAATGTGCTGCTTCATCGAGGTGCCACCCCAGAAGGCATATTCTTGCGTGTGCCTGCTGGCAGCTATGATCTTGACCTCTTCACCATGACCTGGGGCCCCACTATTGCTGCTCTCTCTTACGTCTTTGACAAAAGCCTTGAGGAAACAATCATCCAGAAAGCCATCTCGGGCTTCAG GAAGTGCGCCATGATCTCCGCCCACTATGGCCTCAGCGATGTATTTGACAATCTCATCATATCTCTGTGCAAATTCACAGCTCTCAGCAGTGAG tctATTGAGAACCTGCCTAGTGTGTTTGGAAGCAACCCCAAAGCCCATATTGCAGCTAAGACGGTATTCCATTTAGCCCATCGTCACGGTGACATCCTGCGGGAGGGCTGGAAGAATATCATGGAGGCCATGCTGCAGCTCTTCCGGGCCCAACTGCTACCCAAAGCTATGGTGGAG GTAGAAGATTTCGTGGATCCCAATGGCAAGATCTCTCTACAGAGGGAGGAGACACCATCAAATCG AGGAGAGTCAACAGTGCTAAGCTTTGTGAGCTGGCTGACACTAAGTGGTACTGAACAGTCTAGTGTGCGAGGCCCATCCACTGAGAACCAAGAGGCCAAAAGAGCAGCCTTAGACTGTATCAAG CAATGTGACCCAGAAAAAATGATCACAGAAAGCAAGTTTCTTCAGCTGGAGTCACTGCAGGAGCTCATGAAG GCTCTAGTCTCAGTGACACCAGATGAAGAGACATATGATGAGGAGGATGCTGCTTTCTGCCTGGAGATGCTGCTGAGGATTGTGCTGGAGAACAG GGACCGTGTGGGTTGTGTGTGGCAGACTGTTCGAGACCATCTGTATCACCTATGTGTCCAGGCACAGGATTTCTGCTTCCTTGTGGAGCGGGCAGTGGTGGGGCTGCTGCGCTTGGCCATTCGACTGCTCCGCAGAGAAGAGATCAGTGGCCAG GTGCTGCTCTCCCTGCGCATTTTGCTACTAATGAAGCCCAGCGTGCTGTCCCGAGTCAGTCACCAGGTAGCCTATGGGCTCCATGAACTCCTTAAGACCAACGCAGCCAACATCCACTCAGGTGATGACTGGGCCACCCTCTTCACGCTACTGGAATGCATTGGCTCAGGCGTAAAACCTCCAGCTGCACTGCAGGCCACAGCCAGGGCTGATGCACCTGATGCTG GGGCCCAATCAGACAGCGAACTCCCATCCTACCATCAGAATGATGTGAGCCTGGACCGAGGATACACTTCTGACTCAGAGGTCTATGCTGACCATTGTAGGCCTGGCAAGATCCACCGATCAGCCACAGATGCTGATGTGGTCAACAGCGGTTGGTTAGTG GTGGGGAAGGATGACATCGATAACTCCAAGCCAGGTCCTGGGCCCAGCCGGCTAGGCCCTTCACCCCTGGTCAATCAGTACAGCCTAACAGTGGGGCTGGACCTCGGGCCACATGACACTAAGTCCCTGCTTAAATGTGTGGAATCTCTGTCGTTCATTGTGCGTGATGCTGCCCACATTACACCTGACAACTTTGAGCTCTGCGTCAAGACTCTCCGCATCTTTGTGGAGGCCAGTCTGAATGGCG GGTGCAAGTCCCAGGAGAAACGTGGCAAGAGTCACAAATatgacagcaaaggaaaccgcTTCAAGAAGAAATCCAAGGAAGGCTCAGTGCTTCGGCGGCCTCGAACCTCCAGCCAACATGCCACTAGAGGTGGGCATAGTGACGATGATGAGGATGAAGGCGTGCCTGCCAGCTACCATACGGTGTCTTTACAG TTGTTAGACCTGATGCACACCCTACACACGAGAGCGGCCTCTATCTACAGCTCGTGGGCGGAGGAGCAGCGCCACCTGGAGACAGGTGGTCGGAAGATCGAAGCAGATTCACGCACCCTCTGGGCCCACTGTTGGTGCCCTTTACTGCAGG GCATCGCCTGCCTGTGCTGTGATGCCCGGCGCCAGGTGCGGATGCAGGCACTGACCTATCTGCAGCGAGCACTACTGGTACATGATCTGCAAAAGCTAGATGCCCTGGAGTGGGAGTCCTGTTTTAACAAG GTGCTGTTTCCTCTACTGACCAAACTCTTGGAGAACATCAGCCCTGCAGATGTGGGTGGGATGGAGGAGACTCGAATGAGGGCTTCCACACTGCTCTCTAAG GTCTTCTTGCAGCACCTGTCTCCGCTGCTGTCACTCTCTACCTTTGCGGCCCTCTGGCTGACCATCCTGGACTTCATGGACAAGTATATGCATGCAGGCTCCAGTGACTTACTG TCAGAGGCCATCCCTGAGTCTCTGAAGAACATGCTCCTGGTGATGGACACAGCAGAGATTTTCCACAACGCAGATGCCCGAGGAGGCAGCCCCTCAGCCCTCTGGGAGATTACCTGGGAGCGCATTGACTGTTTTCTGCCCCACCTACGAGATGAGCTCTTCAAGCAGACTGTCATCCAGG ACCCCATGCCCATGGAGCCACATGCCCAAAAACCTATGGCCTCAGCCCACATGGCTCCTGCTGCTGGGGACACAAGGACACCTGGCCATCCACCTCCTCCAGAGATGCCTTCTGAGCTGGGGGTCTGTG ACTTTGAGAAGCCTGAGGGCCCTCGGCCTGCCAACAGCAGCTCCCCTGGATCACCAGTGGCGTCTAGCCCCAGCAGACTGAGCCCTACTCCAGATGGGCCTCCTCCCCTGGCTCAGCCCCCACTGATCCTGCAGCCCTTGGCCTCCCCACTGCAGGTGGGTGTACCACCCATGACTCTGCCCATCATCCTCAACCCTGCTCTCATTGAGGCCACTTCACCAGTGCCCCTCCTGGCTACACCCCGCCCCACAGACCCCATGCCCACCTCTGAGGTCAACTAA
- the GBF1 gene encoding Golgi-specific brefeldin A-resistance guanine nucleotide exchange factor 1 isoform X6, with the protein MVDKNIYIIQGEINIVVGAIKRNARWSTHTPLDEERDPLLHSFSHLKEVLNNITELSEIEPNVFLRPFLEVIRSEDTTGPITGLALTSVNKFLSYALIDPTHEGTAEGMENMADAVTHARFVGTDPASDEVVLMKILQVLRTLLLTPVGSHLTNESVCEIMQSCFRICFEMRLSELLRKSAEHTLVDMVQLLFTRLPQFKEEPKNYMGTNMKKISPCLLNKLELSSGEQTKALNQLERVLLFKNLKLKMRAGGMSDSSKWKKQKRSPRPLRHMTKVTPGSELPTPNGTTLSSNLTEAASAVVSPSTDSGLEFSSQTTSKEDLTDLEQPGSPGYSTATEPGSSELGIPEQPDPQQEGIHVEKAQSASVESIPEVLEECTSPADHSDSASVHDMDYVNPRGVRFTQSSQKEGTALVPYGLPCIRELFRFLISLTNPHDRHNSEVMIHMGLHLLTVALESAPVAQCQTLLGLIKDEMCRHLLQLLSVERLNLYAASLRVCFLLFESMREHLKFQLEMYIKKLMEIITVENPKMPYEMKEMALEAIVQLWHIPSFVTELYINYDCDYYCSNLFEDLTKLLSKNAFPVSGQLYTTHLLSLDALLTVIDSTEAHCQAKVLNSLTQQEKKEAARPGYETVDGIREASNTERAANDRKPVGIAPDVPGLHLPGGGRLPAEHGKPGCSDLEEAGDSGADKKFTRKPPRFSCLLPDPRELIEIKNKKKLLITGTEQFNQKPKKGIQFLQEKGLLTIPMDNTEVAQWLRENPRLDKKMIGEFVSDRKNIDLLESFVSTFSFQGLRLDEALRLYLEAFRLPGEAPVIQRLLEAFTEHWRNCNGSPFANSDACFALAYAVIMLNTDQHNHNVRKQNAPMTLEEFRKNLKGVNGGKDFEQDILEDMYHAIKNEEIVMPEEQTGLVRENYVWNVLLHRGATPEGIFLRVPAGSYDLDLFTMTWGPTIAALSYVFDKSLEETIIQKAISGFRKCAMISAHYGLSDVFDNLIISLCKFTALSSESIENLPSVFGSNPKAHIAAKTVFHLAHRHGDILREGWKNIMEAMLQLFRAQLLPKAMVEVEDFVDPNGKISLQREETPSNRGESTVLSFVSWLTLSGTEQSSVRGPSTENQEAKRAALDCIKQCDPEKMITESKFLQLESLQELMKALVSVTPDEETYDEEDAAFCLEMLLRIVLENRDRVGCVWQTVRDHLYHLCVQAQDFCFLVERAVVGLLRLAIRLLRREEISGQVLLSLRILLLMKPSVLSRVSHQVAYGLHELLKTNAANIHSGDDWATLFTLLECIGSGVKPPAALQATARADAPDAGAQSDSELPSYHQNDVSLDRGYTSDSEVYADHCRPGKIHRSATDADVVNSGWLVVGKDDIDNSKPGPGPSRLGPSPLVNQYSLTVGLDLGPHDTKSLLKCVESLSFIVRDAAHITPDNFELCVKTLRIFVEASLNGGCKSQEKRGKSHKYDSKGNRFKKKSKEGSVLRRPRTSSQHATRGGHSDDDEDEGVPASYHTVSLQVSQDLLDLMHTLHTRAASIYSSWAEEQRHLETGGRKIEADSRTLWAHCWCPLLQGIACLCCDARRQVRMQALTYLQRALLVHDLQKLDALEWESCFNKVLFPLLTKLLENISPADVGGMEETRMRASTLLSKVFLQHLSPLLSLSTFAALWLTILDFMDKYMHAGSSDLLSEAIPESLKNMLLVMDTAEIFHNADARGGSPSALWEITWERIDCFLPHLRDELFKQTVIQDPMPMEPHAQKPMASAHMAPAAGDTRTPGHPPPPEMPSELGVCDFEKPEGPRPANSSSPGSPVASSPSRLSPTPDGPPPLAQPPLILQPLASPLQVGVPPMTLPIILNPALIEATSPVPLLATPRPTDPMPTSEVN; encoded by the exons AACTCTCAGAAATTGAGCCCAATGTGTTCCTCCGTCCATTTCTGGAAGTGATTCGCTCTGAAGATACCACTGGCCCTATCACTGGACTGGCGCTAACCTCTGTCAACAAGTTCCTGTCCTATGCACTCATAG ATCCCACTCATGAGGGCACAGCAGAGGGCATGGAGAACATGGCGGATGCTGTCACCCATGCCCGTTTTGTGGGCACAGATCCTGCCAGCGATGAGGTTGTCCTGATGAAAATCCTTCAG GTGCTGCGGACTCTGTTGCTGACCCCAGTGGGTTCCCACCTAACCAATGAATCTGTGTGTGAGATTATGCAGTCTTGCTTCCGGATCTGCTTTGAAATGAGGCTCAGTG AGTTATTGAGAAAATCCGCAGAGCACACTCTCGTAGACATGGTGCAGCTGCTCTTCACAAG GTTACCTCAGTTTAAAGAAGAACCCAAGAACTATATGGGCACCAACATGAAGAAG ATTTCTCCATGTCTCCTCAACAAACTGGAGCTAAGTAGTGGGGAGCAGACCAAAGCCCTGAACCAGTTAGAGAGGGTACTACTCTTTAAGAACCTcaag CTGAAAATGAGAGCAGGAGGCATGAGTGATTCATCCaagtggaagaaacagaagagatccCCCCGGCCTCTGCGCCATATGACCAAAGTCACACCGGGTTCAGAGCTGCCCACCCCCAACGGAACTACCTTATCCTCTAACCTCACTG AAGCTGCCTCAGCAGTGGTCAGCCCCTCTACAGACAGTGGCCTGGAGTTCTCCTCCCAGACCACCTCCAAGGAAGACCTCACTGACCTGGAACAACCTGGCTCTCCAGGGTATAGCACAGCTACAGAGCCTGGCAGCAGCGAGCTGGGGATTCCTGAGCAGCCTGATCCCCAG CAGGAAGGGATTCATGTGGAAAAGGCCCAGTCAGCATCCGTGGAATCCATCCCCGAAGTGTTAGAGGAGTGCACATCCCCTGCTGACCACTCTGATTCTGCCTCTGTTCATGACATGGATTACGTCAATCCCCGGGGTGTACGCTTTACACAGTCCTCCCAGAAGGAAG GTACAGCATTGGTCCCCTATGGTCTTCCCTGCATCCGCGAACTCTTCCGCTTCCTCATCTCCCTCACCAATCCACACGACCGCCATAATTCAGAGGTTATGATCCACATGGGATTGCATTTGCTGACAGTGGCTCTTGAATCAGCCCCTGTAGCCCAGTGCCAAACCCTGTTGGGCCTCATCAAGGATGAGATGTGCCGCCACTTACTCCAG CTACTCAGTGTAGAGCGACTAAACCTTTATGCTGCTTCCCTGCGGGTATGCTTCCTACTGTTTGAGAGCATGAGGGAGCACCTCAAGTTCCAATTGGAG ATGTACATCAAAAAGCTTATGGAAATCATCACTGTGGAGAACCCCAAGATGCCTTACGAGATGAAGGAGATGGCACTGGAGGCCATTGTGCAGCTCTGGCACATCCCCAGCTTTGTCACTGAGCTCTATATCAACTATGATTGTGACTATTACTGTTCCAACCTCTTTGAAGACCTCACCAAGCTGCTGTCCAAG AATGCCTTCCCTGTGTCTGGTCAGCTCTACACAACACACCTCCTCTCTCTTGATGCCCTGTTAACAGTGATTGATAGCACTGAGGCCCATTGCCAGGCCAAAGTCCTCAACAGTCTTACccaacaagagaagaaagaagcagcTAGACCTGGCTATGAGACAGTAGATGGCATCCGAGAAGCCAGCAATA CTGAGAGAGCAGCCAACGACAGGAAACCTGTAGGCATAGCCCCAGATGTCCCAGGCCTACATTTACCAGGTGGAGGGCGGCTGCCAGCAGAACACGGGAAGCCAGGATGCAGTGATCTGGAGGAAGCTGGTGACTCTGGGG CTGACAAAAAGTTTACCCGGAAGCCACCTCGATTTTCCTGTCTCCTGCCAGATCCACGGGAActgattgaaattaaaaacaaaaagaag CTGCTAATCACGGGCACAGAACAGTTCAATCAGAAACCAAAGAAGGGGATCCAGTTTCTGCAAGAAAAAGGCCTCCTCACCATCCCAATGGACAACACAGAAGTAGCCCAGTGGCTCCGAGAGAACCCTCGGCTGGACAAGAAAATGATTGGAGAGTTTGTGAGTGACCGCAAAAACATTGACCTGTTGGAGAGCTTTGTAAG CACCTTCAGCTTTCAGGGTCTGCGGCTGGATGAAGCTCTTCGTCTCTACTTGGAAGCCTTCCGCTTACCTGGGGAAGCACCAGTCATCCAGAGGTTGCTGGAGGCATTCACAGAGCATTGGAGG AATTGTAATGGCTCCCCATTTGCCAATAGCGATGCCTGCTTTGCCCTGGCCTATGCTGTCATCATGCTTAATACTGACCAGCACAACCACAATGTTCGCAAACAGAATGCACCCATGACTCTAGAG GAGTTTCGCAAAAACCTAAAAGGTGTGAACGGAGGCAAGGACTTTGAGCAAGACATTCTGGAGGACATGTATCATGCCATCAA GAATGAGGAAATTGTGATGCCTGAAGAGCAGACAGGCTTGGTTCGGGAGAACTATGTGTGGAATGTGCTGCTTCATCGAGGTGCCACCCCAGAAGGCATATTCTTGCGTGTGCCTGCTGGCAGCTATGATCTTGACCTCTTCACCATGACCTGGGGCCCCACTATTGCTGCTCTCTCTTACGTCTTTGACAAAAGCCTTGAGGAAACAATCATCCAGAAAGCCATCTCGGGCTTCAG GAAGTGCGCCATGATCTCCGCCCACTATGGCCTCAGCGATGTATTTGACAATCTCATCATATCTCTGTGCAAATTCACAGCTCTCAGCAGTGAG tctATTGAGAACCTGCCTAGTGTGTTTGGAAGCAACCCCAAAGCCCATATTGCAGCTAAGACGGTATTCCATTTAGCCCATCGTCACGGTGACATCCTGCGGGAGGGCTGGAAGAATATCATGGAGGCCATGCTGCAGCTCTTCCGGGCCCAACTGCTACCCAAAGCTATGGTGGAG GTAGAAGATTTCGTGGATCCCAATGGCAAGATCTCTCTACAGAGGGAGGAGACACCATCAAATCG AGGAGAGTCAACAGTGCTAAGCTTTGTGAGCTGGCTGACACTAAGTGGTACTGAACAGTCTAGTGTGCGAGGCCCATCCACTGAGAACCAAGAGGCCAAAAGAGCAGCCTTAGACTGTATCAAG CAATGTGACCCAGAAAAAATGATCACAGAAAGCAAGTTTCTTCAGCTGGAGTCACTGCAGGAGCTCATGAAG GCTCTAGTCTCAGTGACACCAGATGAAGAGACATATGATGAGGAGGATGCTGCTTTCTGCCTGGAGATGCTGCTGAGGATTGTGCTGGAGAACAG GGACCGTGTGGGTTGTGTGTGGCAGACTGTTCGAGACCATCTGTATCACCTATGTGTCCAGGCACAGGATTTCTGCTTCCTTGTGGAGCGGGCAGTGGTGGGGCTGCTGCGCTTGGCCATTCGACTGCTCCGCAGAGAAGAGATCAGTGGCCAG GTGCTGCTCTCCCTGCGCATTTTGCTACTAATGAAGCCCAGCGTGCTGTCCCGAGTCAGTCACCAGGTAGCCTATGGGCTCCATGAACTCCTTAAGACCAACGCAGCCAACATCCACTCAGGTGATGACTGGGCCACCCTCTTCACGCTACTGGAATGCATTGGCTCAGGCGTAAAACCTCCAGCTGCACTGCAGGCCACAGCCAGGGCTGATGCACCTGATGCTG GGGCCCAATCAGACAGCGAACTCCCATCCTACCATCAGAATGATGTGAGCCTGGACCGAGGATACACTTCTGACTCAGAGGTCTATGCTGACCATTGTAGGCCTGGCAAGATCCACCGATCAGCCACAGATGCTGATGTGGTCAACAGCGGTTGGTTAGTG GTGGGGAAGGATGACATCGATAACTCCAAGCCAGGTCCTGGGCCCAGCCGGCTAGGCCCTTCACCCCTGGTCAATCAGTACAGCCTAACAGTGGGGCTGGACCTCGGGCCACATGACACTAAGTCCCTGCTTAAATGTGTGGAATCTCTGTCGTTCATTGTGCGTGATGCTGCCCACATTACACCTGACAACTTTGAGCTCTGCGTCAAGACTCTCCGCATCTTTGTGGAGGCCAGTCTGAATGGCG GGTGCAAGTCCCAGGAGAAACGTGGCAAGAGTCACAAATatgacagcaaaggaaaccgcTTCAAGAAGAAATCCAAGGAAGGCTCAGTGCTTCGGCGGCCTCGAACCTCCAGCCAACATGCCACTAGAGGTGGGCATAGTGACGATGATGAGGATGAAGGCGTGCCTGCCAGCTACCATACGGTGTCTTTACAGGTCAGTCAGGAC TTGTTAGACCTGATGCACACCCTACACACGAGAGCGGCCTCTATCTACAGCTCGTGGGCGGAGGAGCAGCGCCACCTGGAGACAGGTGGTCGGAAGATCGAAGCAGATTCACGCACCCTCTGGGCCCACTGTTGGTGCCCTTTACTGCAGG GCATCGCCTGCCTGTGCTGTGATGCCCGGCGCCAGGTGCGGATGCAGGCACTGACCTATCTGCAGCGAGCACTACTGGTACATGATCTGCAAAAGCTAGATGCCCTGGAGTGGGAGTCCTGTTTTAACAAG GTGCTGTTTCCTCTACTGACCAAACTCTTGGAGAACATCAGCCCTGCAGATGTGGGTGGGATGGAGGAGACTCGAATGAGGGCTTCCACACTGCTCTCTAAG GTCTTCTTGCAGCACCTGTCTCCGCTGCTGTCACTCTCTACCTTTGCGGCCCTCTGGCTGACCATCCTGGACTTCATGGACAAGTATATGCATGCAGGCTCCAGTGACTTACTG TCAGAGGCCATCCCTGAGTCTCTGAAGAACATGCTCCTGGTGATGGACACAGCAGAGATTTTCCACAACGCAGATGCCCGAGGAGGCAGCCCCTCAGCCCTCTGGGAGATTACCTGGGAGCGCATTGACTGTTTTCTGCCCCACCTACGAGATGAGCTCTTCAAGCAGACTGTCATCCAGG ACCCCATGCCCATGGAGCCACATGCCCAAAAACCTATGGCCTCAGCCCACATGGCTCCTGCTGCTGGGGACACAAGGACACCTGGCCATCCACCTCCTCCAGAGATGCCTTCTGAGCTGGGGGTCTGTG ACTTTGAGAAGCCTGAGGGCCCTCGGCCTGCCAACAGCAGCTCCCCTGGATCACCAGTGGCGTCTAGCCCCAGCAGACTGAGCCCTACTCCAGATGGGCCTCCTCCCCTGGCTCAGCCCCCACTGATCCTGCAGCCCTTGGCCTCCCCACTGCAGGTGGGTGTACCACCCATGACTCTGCCCATCATCCTCAACCCTGCTCTCATTGAGGCCACTTCACCAGTGCCCCTCCTGGCTACACCCCGCCCCACAGACCCCATGCCCACCTCTGAGGTCAACTAA